The segment TCGTAAAGGACTAATACAAAATTTGCGAAACTAGGAGCAAAGCTCAAACATAGCCTTAGTCTAACTCTATATCTTTTTACTATGACTTGAGGTTTATTTATGAATGTTTAAATCTCATTAATGGTTAGATCAACCTTGTTAGACTACCTATGTTAGATGAAACTTGTTGCTTATATTGTTAGTGAAAGTCTAAACTTTATTTCGATTACACGAAGCATCCAAACACATATGATAGACCCGAGCGGTGGAGGAGAAGTGACAGTGGTCAACAAGGTTAATTTGCAGGAAGAATTCATACACACGCTCACGGAAGATTCAGGTTCAAGCGATGCAGACGAAAACCAGGACATCGATTGGAAAAATTCAGGCTTATGGCTAGTGTCTATTTCAATTAGCAATAATGAACGAGTTTACTTGGTCGAAAAGGGAACGTCTCGTCACTCGAATCGTGATTTTGGAACAAAATATCCGCAAGAAAAAAACTTTGAGTAGCAGCacgtctcttttttttttttgttgagtttAGGCACAATTAATTTAGGGAATTTAgaccatgtcgtgcccataatcctttaaggatcccTCTCCCTTTTAGTCATAATGGCCTTTGAGAAAGTTATGAAATGGTGAATGCTCAGATCGTCGTTAGCTGGTTTATTTGAGTTACGCCGATTGTTCTCAGATCTAAAAATCAAGCTAACAATTGAAGGAAATAACAATTTGATAATCATGTCAAGTGTTCCAGCTGATTATAAATCGTCCATGAAGTACATTCGTGCCACCAGCGTTTGGATTAAACTGGAAAATCGGAGGTGAGTGCCGCATAGCAGTATAGTTCCCTATTCAGGATACCCGTCTCTTCGTTATGCCCAGTTAAAaaagccttccatcggatctaaTGGGAATATGTACACCATCTTCCAGAGATTTAACGGTGCTGGCGAGTAGGCCTACATCCGAAAAGAAGAtgccatatagatctagagctatagATTCTTGATTgaatatgcccaacctgtgtatcaaggattggtcttcttagtcacacaagaagttgcaaagggaaaagatcgtctctcgagacgtaaaatgccacagaaccTCGTCttgaattttaataattaataataaagcGATGTTCTTTTTTAGTGGAACATGAATTGTTATTATTTCCCTTACCGGAAAAGACGCCATTGAATTGTAACCACACATTACATTACCGGCCGTTCCAGTTTATAAATATTCTATCCGAAcaatttgatctagatttagattaagagAGTTCTAGATATTTATATCAAGTAAGCTATTAGATTTAGCACAAAGATCTAGGTTGAAAATATGTTTTACTAGCCTTGAAGCCTTTCCCAAGTTAGTCACTAGTCTGAAGTAGTCTACTgactaaaaaaatcaaatcaccGACTGTGACCGACTCATTAGCCGACTGACCGAGAAAACGGAGATTGCGAGAAACTAAGCTCAGAAAGTTGAGAAATTCAGAAAGCTActttaacttttacttttaacCCTTTACACAGACTCAGGCTACTCTTAGTTACTTTGAGTACTAACtgattactttttctttttttttgtaactgagCCTGACCCCTTTATCTAAACTTAAACTCTTGAGTCTCAGCCCTCACCCCACTCATCAGATTCAGAATTCAGATCAGTTCTAgacgatctagatctaacattaTCTAAACTTAGAACAGTCTAAAGttaaagatggctgcctggtcgtgcggtttgcgcgctggactgccgttcacatttatcgatggtccagagtccagggttcaaaccctgcccactcccatcccccgtcgtcctgcgggaggtttgaactaggaagtaattatcttcaactctgaaggaacatccgaaacatgtaaaacagattACAAAAGATGTCACTACAATATGATTAAACAATGATGAATAGAATAATGTTTATTAATAAGTATTAATGTGATATGACATTGACATGAGTCATGACAATAGTCAGGTCTGAAGTGAATAGTCTTTGTGATTTGTGACAATTTGTCtactagtctaggtctagatttagaatctagtagtagtagtactagtagatTGAAGATTCTAAGCTAGATAAAGGAAACAATCATCAATCAAATCAATGTAGaaaataattctagatctagaattagagtaCGATAACCGGCACCCCACCCTTTGTAATTGTAAAGCATACTGTCCTTCTCACCATATTgaggtgaaataaaaatttatctttgaaaaaacaatttttcattagtacacatcattaaaatactttaacagAACATTCCAATGGCAATGGTGTTAAATTATGACCTTACAGTTAGaaagttattaaaattttttgtggtgttttgacctaacattgaGCACAATGGAACAATTGAGAGGAGAGTTTGTCTCTGGCTTAGCCGGGCTTGGCTGGGTGAGACACGCCCCCAGGTCAAAAGTTCAAAATTGAGGTTGAGTTTTGTAGATGATtatgatagatctagttattaaataagaaatttaatagtagatctaatattagtagAAAATTTCTAGCTTACAaagctgatttcatttatatttatgaactttactTGTTTAGAACGTAAATATTGAAGTGGAAAAAATTGTCAGGTCCTGAGCTATATAAGAAATGCTAGAGTGGTGTGGACAAGATGGCGGCGttgtgatggcagaaaataacaaaatatttaaaaattgtgaTCAAAATGgtctaaaacaatttttttcaaaaaaatgcgCACATAGACTCATgcgtatatttttattataaaaaaaatatttttataaatgcaggCTTTACAAGGCctgacaagtttttttttgtttttttttatcaaatattcTTATATAGACCATCTCTGTAAAAACCcacagaaataatttttaacccatttttttcaactttctAAACAAAGCGTATTTTTATATCGCAATAATACTTGGTAGGATTATGGCCAGGCATgatatctagaaaaaaaaaatattttttaaaattttcctgGCCTCTGTattggtaaaaacaaaaaaaaggtatttttcataataaattaaaaaaaaacttaacttaaaaaaaaattcctcatTAACCATCATATAATCAATAGTCTAAAGTAGTCCATAACATTTCTATAAAActtctttcattcattcataaaGTATAATCTCTTTCTAAGTACAACCCGtgtgaaaaatttttttttaaaattctatgtCTAAATTATCTGTCATTTTTTACTTCCCGTTTTTTTTCGCCTAgctgtattatatttttttcttagcaCATCCAGCTATATCGATGGACCACATGTAAAGCTGTAGTGACCTAGGTGTAAACCTGAACATGTTTTAGATATTTCCTTTCATGTGGCCATTAAATTTTCTAACCAGCCAGCCacttttataaaaagaaaaatcatgCAGCGAACTTTACGCATCACCATAACGACCCTACCACTCTTTCACCTCAAATTTAATTGTAACTGTGCATAGTGATACATTACAACCTAACTATTTTTATGGGCAAAAGGATGACCAATTTAATGATACTctcagttttttcataggtcaaACTGTTATGGAGCTATGAAAATTGAAACGTCatcattaaaagtattttgtaaaaaaaaaattaaaaattgcaTAGAAGGCAGagataaagtaaaaatacaaacaatatttaattattttgatgtgaagaaaaaaaagaactgcAGTTAAGACAAGCTCACAGCAACATGTGTTTGCAAAGTGACTCAGCTGATGTGCAGCTGCTCAGCCTAGATTTCTGGTAGTGATAATAGAGATTAAGTCAATGTCGTCAGTCAGGTTCTTTTCTAAAACTAATTATTCGAGGTCTTTACACTCTCtctgcattttgtttttatcaaatgttttgcttgatttaAAATTATCTCATCTTAAGATTTCTTTGTTAGTTTGgaagtaatttttttccttGTGCTTCAGCTACTTTAGAAACTCGACTGTAGTGTGCAAAGTTGTGTGACAGTATCCATAAATTATTGCTAATTGGTTTGGGCTCATTAGTTATTTGTCAAGTTTTTAACATAACTAGGTTTAAAATTTAATCCAGTCATGCAGAAACATGCAAAACAGTTTTGCAATCTTTTTTGACAACTGACACagtttaatatttctttttgtgaatgtttttataGGAAATGGCAGATTCAGTTGAAGAAGAAATGGCTGAAGAAGAATACAGACATGAAGAGGAGTCTTCAGAaatgaaacaggaaatgtccagTGAGGAAACTGGTGCGGCCGGTGATAATAACACAGCAGCAGGAGGAGATAATGATGATGCAGGAAAAACAGAAGAAGAAATAGAAGAGGAGTTGAAAGAAACTCGTATAACAATAGCTCGTTATTCACCTCATACTGTGCCAGAGTTTAAATTCAGTGAAATGAAAGGTATGCTATGTATAATAGTTTAGCAAGTAAGTCTTTTATGAAATTCCTatcatataaaaatgtaaaacaaaatgtattaaaaacagcatatatatatatataattagcaaatatagattttttataaaatgcatgtataatacatttaatttgTAAATACTTAGTtagattgtatttattttgaaaatttatatttggttagtacacttgtatttattttgaaaatttgtAACTTAgtctacatttgaaacaaaGTCTTGTGTCTTGAACATTTTATGCTAgtctacatttgaaacaaaGTCTTGTGTCTTGAACATTTTATGTTAgtctacatttgaaacaaaGTCTTATGTCTTGAACATTTTATGTTAgtctacatttgaaacaaaGTCTTGTGTCTTGAACATTTTATGTTAgtctacatttgaaacaaaGTCTTGTGTTTTGAACATTTTATGTTAgtctacatttgaaacaaaGTCTTATGTTTTGAACATTTTATGTTACAAATGTAACTTCTTTATTTTATCATAAATATAGGAAGTTAATATGTTGAAAATTATCTTTCAGAGCGTTGGATGTGGCATCTGAAAATATATCCTTTGGATCAAGAAGATTGTAGAAACTGTATATTAGATGCTGCCACCAAAATTTCACAGGAAGCTTTTTACTATGTTCCAAAACGAAAGAACGGTCAAgggtaaattatatttataattttaaaaaaaatcttatatcaGAAGTCCACATTTTGCTGTTTACTTCTTGCTAATTGAACTCCATTTTATATCAAGTTGAAtaaatgtgaagaaaaaaagtgttgttttttttctaaacatgttattgtttttttcaaagagtTGCTGAGTTGAGCATGATCTCTGACAATGAAGCCAATGCTGTGATGTCTAGGGTCGTCCGCATGCCATTTTACCACAGATATGTAACTCTTGAATTAACAAAACGTAGCCGTGAAGATGGGAAAGAAGCTGATGAAATGAACACTGAGCCAGTTTATACTAAGATAGAAGAAACAGGTACACTCTATAATGTGCTAGTGATCATTTTGATTCATTCTGTGCTTGAGCATAAAAGCTTATCGTTTTCTTGTCCTGATGTCAAAGAATAACCTCTAACTTTTGTCTGCCCACTCCAGCCACTATTGTGTTTGACTCAACCAAGtgtgagaaaattaaaaacacagCCACATCTCGAGGTAAACTTATATAGTCTAAAAAAGTTCCTCaccttggatttttttttagcgtaaatttaaatttaagtgAATGAAAGAAATATTCTTAGTTTATCacttaaggaaaaaaaagtcaatgttAATTAAGATAAGCCTTGTATATCACTCCTGTGAAGTATGTCTGATCAATATATTCTAACAATAAATATGTCTAATGGTTTACAAAACAATGATAGCAGGGCAACAGTGTTGAGCCAGCTTGAAATGCTGCCCTGTTCTAAACACTGATGTACCCATTTCTTCACAGGAAACCAGAAACGCCGAAGTCTCTGGGTGAGATATTTGTCTGAAAACACAAGCCCAGAGCTTCTTCGTGTTATCTTTCCACTGTCACAAAGCACTCAAGTACAAACGCATGACAGTTTGCGGTGAGTAGGGGAGGACATGGGATCCTATTTATCCCATCCTCCTTGCTAGAGATCTGCTAGTTATTATAACAATAACTCAGCAGATCCTTAAAATGGTCCCTAAGTGACCTGTAGACTAAAAGCAAAAATTTGCCTCTGCTTTGAATCagggttttttaaactctttgTATATGTAACTGCTGGTTTATTAGTACCAGCAGAGGATTGGCACAGCTTTGGAATAACCTTAGTCTTGTGGCGCATGATTAATTACATTGTGAATATTAtcatttaatttatgttttcACAGCTTCTTTGGTAAGTTTTGTGTGTAGagtattagttttaaaatttaagtttaaattaattcattttgaccCCAAAACGTTGCTAAAGTTTAATTAACATGCTTCTGTATTTAAgccttagttttatttttatgtaaataaatgccATTGTATTTCAGCATTGGTCTGATAGAAGCTAACTCCAAGACTGATGTTCTTGTTTTTATGAAAGCTTATGTCACAGTTATAATCAACAACACACATATACTAGCGCTACAGAATAAGGAACCTGCTGAAAATGAAAGTGGTATGTTTTAGCGTTATTATCTGTATATTATACAATTGCAACAGTGGATTTGCCATTAGTATATAGTTAATTTTTAGTACCGTACATTCTTAACTTCCCAAATAATAATTACTagtaaaataaaccatttttttaaactgacttCTAACTTGTGCTCTAATAGTTGTATGCAAGTACATACAAATTTCATGGTTGACTTTTAACTCCTAGAACACTCTTGGAAGTAAACActtattttaacttttcttcTGCTTTCTACTTTTCAAACTAGTTTTCCTGTGTTCAGTTACTCAGGTCTTGTTTGTGCACTGTAGGTGGTAGGAGTGGGTTTATTAGCCTCCTCTCCTTTTAtatggttcttttttttttgttttgaaccaATCAGCTTAACTCACATTTTCATGGTAAGGTGCAATTAactcagtttaattttttttagtaggaTCTAACTAGACAATAGCTCATCTGCTCCCTCATGCTGATTTAATCAAGAGTTGTATGTTTTATCCACATGAAAAGTTTTTGATCATGCTCAATCTACTCTAATAAATCtcattttttcccttttttttatttatttagattataattaaaGCTCTTAAAACCTTTGAACAATTTACactcttaaatattttttgttcacaGAATTCAAAGTGGAATTGGAAAAAACTGTGACTCCTTTCAGTGACCTTCAGGGTGCTCCCACTGAAATAGCAGACAGGTCTGATCAACGTAAAGATGACAAAAATCAAACTTCCAGGGTTCTGAAACGTACCTTGCAGCAACAACAGCGACTGTTAGATGGTAGAAGGCGGGATCAAAAGAGAGGAGGAAGGGGTGAGCCACCTGCCAAAAGAGGAACAGGAAATTGGGGAGATTCACGTTTTGATAGACGAAGTGGCGGTGGTAGATATGGTGGCGGATTTGGAGGTGGAGCTGCATATTCAGGAAGATCAGGCTATGGAGGTTAGTATCATAAAAATTAATCTGAGTAATTATTTAGTAATTTAAATGTACAGACTGAAGACACAATTAGTTCAACTCTTTCAGTTATaccaataatgttttttttttctgggagcCACAAGAAATCTAATcatttattttcctttgttTTTTACCTCTAGAGTCTCCATTCCTtaatctctctgtttctcttgcttgcctcttttcttttttactagTACCCTGCAGCAGTCttgtcattatttattaataaatcagTGGAAAGATATATTGATCCTTTTTTGTGAGAAGTcagatatttaattttttgtctCCTTTTTTGGAGGCTACGTGAATCCGCAAGACATGGCTGctgagatgatgatgatgcagGCTCAACTCAATCAAACTATACAGAACCAACTCATGATGCTTAGTCCAGGATCTAGGTCTGGTGGTTTTGGAGCACCACGTTATGGTGGAGGTGGTGGTGGAAGACATGGCGGAAGAAGTGGTGGAGGGCGCAAGTAAGTGTGAACTGATTCTAATTCTCATATTCTCTTTCATAAttgttttgactttttttttagaatgtccTTTTTAGTCACATCAATAGAAGATTTTAAATGTCTACTTCCAAGTCATAGTTATATgttaaaaatttgaaaagaatataaattaaagaaattgaaaatacttggtcaatttttgttttagaaactcACCAATAACACACTGTTTCTACTTAAGTTTAActgtatttttatattacttACATGTAATTAGTGCCATTAAAAAAACTCAACTGTTATGTGGGTCTATGGTCAACTATGGTTTAGAATCTTGAGTGTTCAaaggtctatagggcagtttatgtaaaggtcacctgtttcttcAAATGATGGTTAATGAGTgtatcatgtggtcagcacaatgaccaactgcctttactttcccttactaatgtcaggcacccattagagttgggtggacttagggttTGTTCTAGAAATCTCActccaaatcccagtcttcacagattTGAACCTGGACCCTTCAGTTTGtaaaccaagcactttaccactcagccaccatgccccattGTAAGTTAATATTGTTAActaattttaaattgtatacatCCTTAGAAAGTCTTGTCTAAGAATAAGATGCAATATTTTCATTTACAATATTAAATCAGCGCAATGCAATTGCATGTAAAAATTGCATTGTTTTGAAACTGCTGCTTAGCTTGTTTAATTGATTTctttattgaaaaatgtttcaGGGGCTTTGGAGGTGATTGGTAAAAGTCCTGAAGATGGTAAGTAGCTTTCAACTAATgaaggtgaaataaaaaatatttccaacttAAACAGTTTAACATATAAATGAAcaattgtaatattttaatacaATCAAGTTGCCAAATTATTATTCCGCTCTGGACATTTTCCAGTTCTTGTAATTAATATGATTCTAGGCCTACAGAGGTATAGTTATTGATGGGAAATTGAGAACCTGAGCAGATATGAAAAATCAATGTGATTCAATTATTTGCACATGACAAAAGAAGAATTGACCATTTTAGTGAACAATAAACTTTTTCAATGAATTCTTTGTTAGAAAACAGTTGCAATGCTTGGGTTTTACAAAAATCAGCTTGAATCTTGGATTTTACAAGTAAAAGAAAGTCATTCATTAAGTCAGATTAAATGTTTTGAGCATGACGTAGCAGATTTCCCAGATTCCCATTAGAAACTTCTTATCTTGAAAGCATAatcaaacattttcatttctttgattttaccccacagaaaaaaagtttttgagtGTGTTGTTTTTAGCAGTTTACTgatttgtatttaaagaaaacTAGAATTTAAATCTAATGCAGTTTAATATTAGCTAAGTGAAATTACTGTCTGGGTGAGTCCCTCTAGTTGCAGCTAATGTAAGGTTTATTCATAGTTAGGGTCTAGCAGTGATTGACTAGTCTTGTAAAATTTATCCAGTAGTTCCAAAATATAACATTACCATAAATTCCAACTCCTCCATTTTATTGAAAATGTTTGACTtgatttcttgttttgattaCTGTAGTATGCATTAATATGCAGAtgataaaaaaagttaaaggaatgttcccctttctgaccttgtgatctatgatggtacaggtcatctgtttctgtggcccacagttaacgagggtgccacatggccagcacaatggccaacCGCCTATTTTTTTCCCCTATTAATGTCAgttatccattagagctgggtgaactcagaggtgccctaaagatcctgaaataaaacaaatcttacCAGGAATTGAACCCAAAACCACCAGGTCAGAAGCCAACACTTAACCATTGTGCCTCCTTTCACCAACTAAAAGTAATGAACATGGCTTTATCGATTTTGAGTATCCTTCTAGTGGCTGTTATCACaaagttatttatattaaaattgtaataatttgaaactctaaaaatatatttagttttaaaaagttcataATTTTTTGTTCTCAGCTCTTCCCCATCACAGCTCCTCTTGTCAACTGGGAACATTCAATGTCTTGATAGTTTTTATTGTCTatgtagtgtttttttgttatggcaggctttttttttttcttggtctttgtacatacattttatttgaaaCTGCCAGCAACAAAACCAAATTTTAACCTTACTGTGCATATCTTAGATTATTGGTTTTATTGTTTCTATGTACTGCATCAGATTTCTTCTTCACATCTGAGTGTCTTTTAGAGTTTTAAAGTCTTTATCAGTTCATTGGAggatgttttatgttttttgttttttttttactatgaatTGTTTTGTAATGATTGACCTGTCTGGTTTTGTTTAAGTGCATGAGTTTCTTTTGTTTAGCCCATGTTTAATGTCAACAGACAAACATTTGTAACTCTTCACAACACAATGAATTGTCGATAATGAATAAATGGCTTCATTCAACTTCAGTATTGActagtttttatatttataccaTGGTGTGATGACttgtattgtaataaaaagctgaagaaaaaatgtaaaagtttaaatataGGATTGAGAACTGAATGTTTGAATccatatggctgcctggtcgtgcggtttgcgcgctggactgtcgtttggatttattgatggtcccgggttcaaaccctgcccgctcccatccctcgttgtcctgcgggaggtttggactagaaagtaaactatcttcaactctgaaggaacatccaaaacatgtaaaacattttacaaaacaaacatatgtTTTAACCCTTATAGAAaggattttgttaaaaaaaagtaacttaaaaaaacaacacattaataaaaagaaaaatttattaaaCAGCAAAGCtaatattgagtgaaattgcattaattattttgaatgaaTCATGTAATCAATGTTTAATAGATCTTTGAGGGATTAgagcaactttcatgcttatagaattCTAAGGTCCAATATCTTTTGTTGCGGAGGGGGTAATTGGGAGAAAGTATTTGTGCTGCTTTTTTGAAAGCTATTTAACTCTCTTGAGCCTCCATGACACATTAGCCAATGACCTGTAcaaatacttataaaataaGGTTTAATAGTGTTAAAAGTATATAGTTAAAGTCTATACTAAACaccctaattctctacacaaggcttatctcccttaGCTGagtacatttctatataaaacataattaatcaATAATCGttaattgattgattcatgtgttgtatAACTGTACTTCAATTAGACCCAAGAATGTGAGAAATAGCATTTACACGATTTCATCCAGACAAACAGAATGGGTTGATGATGTACGCtttaaagtagaaaataaaataactgtttaatatgtcagaatttaaataattagtattaaaatattttcatatacATGTATCacatgatataaataaaatgtcaaacaATAATACCACATGAATGATAAATTAATACTTTGATCTCATTGGAGTGTGTGGAGACAACAAAATCTCTTAGTTCAGAACAAAGTCTTCTTACACATTTATACAATACACAAAGTGATGGCTAGGGGAATGTGTGCTCTGAGCAATAGTGTGAAAAGTCAAAATACAATCATTGCAAGATCAAGAGAATATTTATTATTGCTTGTGGTCTACTAAtgacttaaaataatattgaaaacagCTTGGTGTGCAAAGCAAATTAAGTCAATATCATGTTTTCTTGCAAAATGTTTGCGGGAGAAGTTTTTAACTTTCGTAGCACCAAATAACCCAGAAGGCCACAGTAAGAAGTCTAtcagaattatttatttcattttgaattaACCTGATGCATTGTCTTTCTTAACTGGACAACACTCACTAAAGCCAAATAAAAGCAAACTATTTTGGAATCCTTCAACTTCAGAAAACAGGAAAAAACTAgaacagaccccccccccccttttttttttttttttttttttttttttttttttttttttaagttgtgtttcttttttttttaacataacaaCAAGAGTAACATcactgaactttaaaaaaatctttgggACAGAAAGCTAAATAATGAAGTATGAATTATACACAACACACTAAGCCCAATACatgaacaaaaatgtttat is part of the Biomphalaria glabrata chromosome 2, xgBioGlab47.1, whole genome shotgun sequence genome and harbors:
- the LOC106070261 gene encoding uncharacterized protein LOC106070261 isoform X2 — protein: MADSVEEEMAEEEYRHEEESSEMKQEMSSEETGAAGDNNTAAGGDNDDAGKTEEEIEEELKETRITIARYSPHTVPEFKFSEMKERWMWHLKIYPLDQEDCRNCILDAATKISQEAFYYVPKRKNGQGVAELSMISDNEANAVMSRVVRMPFYHRYVTLELTKRSREDGKEADEMNTEPVYTKIEETATIVFDSTKCEKIKNTATSRGNQKRRSLWVRYLSENTSPELLRVIFPLSQSTQVQTHDSLRIGLIEANSKTDVLVFMKAYVTVIINNTHILALQNKEPAENESEFKVELEKTVTPFSDLQGAPTEIADRSDQRKDDKNQTSRVLKRTLQQQQRLLDGRRRDQKRGGRGEPPAKRGTGNWGDSRFDRRSGGGRYGGGFGGGAAYSGRSGYGDMAAEMMMMQAQLNQTIQNQLMMLSPGSRSGGFGAPRYGGGGGGRHGGRSGGGRKGFGGDW
- the LOC106070261 gene encoding uncharacterized protein LOC106070261 isoform X1 encodes the protein MADSVEEEMAEEEYRHEEESSEMKQEMSSEETGAAGDNNTAAGGDNDDAGKTEEEIEEELKETRITIARYSPHTVPEFKFSEMKERWMWHLKIYPLDQEDCRNCILDAATKISQEAFYYVPKRKNGQGVAELSMISDNEANAVMSRVVRMPFYHRYVTLELTKRSREDGKEADEMNTEPVYTKIEETATIVFDSTKCEKIKNTATSRGNQKRRSLWVRYLSENTSPELLRVIFPLSQSTQVQTHDSLRIGLIEANSKTDVLVFMKAYVTVIINNTHILALQNKEPAENESEFKVELEKTVTPFSDLQGAPTEIADRSDQRKDDKNQTSRVLKRTLQQQQRLLDGRRRDQKRGGRGEPPAKRGTGNWGDSRFDRRSGGGRYGGGFGGGAAYSGRSGYGGYVNPQDMAAEMMMMQAQLNQTIQNQLMMLSPGSRSGGFGAPRYGGGGGGRHGGRSGGGRKGFGGDW